ATTAATACCTTTTGTATAAAAAGGTATTTTTATGGTAATAACCCTATTATTCTATATATTTTGAAAAAAAAACTAAATATTTTACTAATTGAAGACAACATTATTGAAATAATGAAAATGAAACGAACTAATTCATCCTTAGATATTAAGCATGATATTAGTGAAGCAAAAAATGGAGAAGAAGCTCTTGAGGTTTTAGAAGAAAAAAGTAGTTTACCTGATTTAATTTTACTAGATTTAAACATGCCAAAAATTAACGGTATAGAATTTTTAGCAATATTAAAAAATAACGATGATTTAAAACACATTCCAACAGTGATTCTAACAACCTCAGATAATCAAAAAGATTTAGAAGAATGTTATAGAATTGGAGTTTCTGGTTATATTCTAAAGCCTTTAAAATATGAAGACTATGTAGAGAAAATAGAAATAGTTTTATCTTATTGGAGCATGAATGAATTAAAAAAATATTAAATATGAAAGGCATAGTTTTTACTGAATTTTTAGACTTGGTAGAGGATAAATTTGGTTTAGAGATGGTAGATAAAATTATTTCTCAATCAACATTAGAATCTGAAGGTATATATACATCAATAGGAACTTACAGCTTTTCTGAAATGTTACAATTATTAGAAAATTTAAGTGGTAATACAGCTATATCTATAGATGATTTATTATTAGTGTATGCTGAACATTTTTTTGGTGTCATAGAAAAGAGTTACCCAGGTCTTTTGGCAACTTATAAAGACCCAATAGAAATGTTAGCTTCTATTGAAGATCATATTCATATAGAGGTAAGAAAAATTTATCCAGAAGCAGAGCTACCTACTTTTGTAATTAAAGATAGAAAAGATAAATCATTAGTAATGATTTATAAGTCTAGTAGAGCTATGCATCATTTTGGACTTGGTTTAATGAATAAAACATTTGAACACTTTAATGCTACGGCAACAATTGTTTTAGAAAAAATAAAAGAAGATGGTACTGAAGTAAAATTTATTATTAACCAAGATTAATGAGTCAGGATAAAATTGATATACTAGAAAGGGCTCTAAAAAGAGAGAAGGCTGCAAGAAAAATAGCTGAAAAAATCTTAGAAGATAAATCAAGAGAGTTATATTCAATATCTGAAGAATTAAAAGAAACAAATTTAAAATTAGAAGAATTATTAAAAGAAAAATCATCACAATTAAAAGGAGTCTTTGAGAATATCAATGACTCTTATTTAATAATGGACTTAACAGGAAATGTTCTTAAAATGAATGAAACAGCTGTAGCGTTTTTTGGGTATGATATTTCAAAAGAAAAATTAAATGTAGTAAATCTTATTTATCCAGAAGATAATATTTATGCTTTTGAATCTTTTAATGAATTGTATAAAACAGGAGCCTTTTCAAATTATACCGCTAGAATTTTAACTAAAGAGAAAGAAGTTAAATGGGTTCAAATAAATGCTAGTTTAATATATGATAAAAAGGGTAAAAAAATTGCAGCTCAAGGAATAATTAGAAACATTACTGCTTCAAAAAAAACGACTGAATTAATAGAAGAACAAAAAAAAGAATTAGATGTAATTGTCGAGAATTCATCATTAGGTATTGCACTTACACAGCATGGTAATTTTTTAAAAACTAACAGTGTTTTTCAAAATTTTTTAGGGTATTCAGAAGATGAATTCCTTGAGTTAACGATAAAGGATGTTTCTTTTAAAGAGGATTATCCGCAGTCTAAAAAGTATTTAGAAGAAATGATAAGTGGTGAGATTGATCATTTCGTACTAGATAAAAGATATAAAAGAAAAAACGGATCTATTTTATGGGCAAAAGCGAATGTTAATGCAGTAAGA
This genomic stretch from Tenacibaculum sp. Bg11-29 harbors:
- a CDS encoding response regulator, whose protein sequence is MKKKLNILLIEDNIIEIMKMKRTNSSLDIKHDISEAKNGEEALEVLEEKSSLPDLILLDLNMPKINGIEFLAILKNNDDLKHIPTVILTTSDNQKDLEECYRIGVSGYILKPLKYEDYVEKIEIVLSYWSMNELKKY
- a CDS encoding heme NO-binding domain-containing protein, which produces MKGIVFTEFLDLVEDKFGLEMVDKIISQSTLESEGIYTSIGTYSFSEMLQLLENLSGNTAISIDDLLLVYAEHFFGVIEKSYPGLLATYKDPIEMLASIEDHIHIEVRKIYPEAELPTFVIKDRKDKSLVMIYKSSRAMHHFGLGLMNKTFEHFNATATIVLEKIKEDGTEVKFIINQD